Genomic segment of Dendrosporobacter quercicolus:
GTACTGGTGGTCTGACGAATTCCGTCATTTGCTGGGGTACAGCAGTATTGCTGATTTCCCCAATGTTCTTGAGAGTTGGAGCGATAAGCTGCATTCTGACGATAAAGAGCGAATTCTTAGGGATTTGTCCGATCATATGAACAATTTATCCGGCAAAAGTCCTTATCCGATGGAATACAGGCTGAAGCACAAAGATGGCCAATACCGCTGGTTCCGGGCGGACGGGGCCACGATCCGCAATGAACAGGGCGTGCCGCTTAGAGTGGCTGGTTCCATGTATGACATAACCTCAGAAAAAATGAAGCAGCAGCGAGAGCAGGACTTAACCGTTCAAGCGGAGCAGTTTTCGCAGGCGATTGGACAGCTGGCCGCTGTTGTCACCAATATTACCAGCGCAGCCCAGGAACTGACGGCCGTTCAGCAGAAAACGATGGAGATTACTGAAAGAGCAGACAAAAGTGCTGCCACGGTGCAGGATATTACCGCACTGATTAGAAAACTGGCTGGTCAAACCAACCTCCTGGGCCTGAACGCCGCCATCGAAGCGGCGCGGGCGGGGCAGGAAGGACGGGGCTTTCAGGTAGTGGCTGAGGAAATCCGCAAGCTGGCTGGAGCAAGTACCGATGCCGTGGAAAAGATTGACAGCAATTTACGCGAAGTACAGCTGTCCACCAGCGCGATTTCCCAGCAGATTCACAATATGGATGATCATATACAAGCGCAGGCGGCCATAACGGAGGAAGTAAACGCCACCGTAGAAGAAATTAACGCCATGTTCCAGAATATATTAGGAATAGTTAAAAATGCCTAGTGTCTTGGCAAAGGTGTGAATTAGGATTAGACAGTGTGGATTTTTTCGTCCTGCGAGGCGGAGGAGTCGGCGCATATCGCCTGTTTGAAGTATTTTCCCAGGGTTATTGACAAAGCATTGGGCAATTAGTACAATAACAGCAATAACTGAATATTAAAAAGTAGAGACGGAAAAAAGTAAATGTATATTTGCTATGCAGAGAGCTGGTGGCCGGTGCAAACCAGTTAGCAGTATGGATTGAAGTTCGTTCCTGAACTGCGAGGCTGAACGATAGTAGGCTGAGCCGGGGTGGCATTCGTTACGGTGCTGTGAGTTGATCTGATTCAGGATTATTAGGGTGGTACCGCGGAGCTTTCCGTCCCTTGCGGTAGCGCTCTTTTTTATCTTGACGGATAACTAGGGTGGTACCGCGATGCACGTCCGTCGTCCCTTGGAGGGGGCGATTTTTTGTTAAAAAAGGATGGGTGAGGGGTATGGTGAAAAAATTGCTTCGAAAAAAAATGATTGCCTTAGGGTTAGGGGCCGTGCTGGCAGTTGGCGCCATTGCCGGCTGCGGCGGTGAAACAAAGGAAGCCGGCGGGGCGGTTTACCGGGTCGGCGTACTGCAGATGGTGCAGCATGGCGCTTTGGACGCCGCTAACAATGGCTTTGTGGACGGACTGGCTTCCCGGGGTTATAAGAATGGTGAAAACATTACAATTGATCAGCAGAACGCCCAGGGCGATCAGTCCAACTTAAAAACCATCAGCCAGCGGTTTGTGAACAACAAAGTGGATTTAATTTACGCCATTGCCACGCCGGCGGCGCAGGCGGTTGCGAACGAAACCAAAACGATTCCTGTCGTGGGTTCGGCGATTACGGATTACGAGGCGGCAAAGCTGGTCCAGTCCAATGCCAAGCCTGGCGGGAATGTGACCGGGACGACGGATTACCTGCCGCCGAAGCAGCAGATTGACCTGGCGCTTAAGCTGATCCCGCAGGCCAAAACGGTGGGGGCGTTATATAATTCCAGTGAAGCAAACTCAGAGATACAAGTCAGGGAAATGAAAGAATACGCCGCTGAAAAGGGTTTAACGGTGATTGAAGCTGCCGTTACGAACGTAAACGATATTCAACAGGCAGTACAGAGTTTAGTCGGCAAAGCGGACTTCATCTATTGCCCAACCGATAACACGATAGCGTCCGCTATTGCTAATATTGCCAGGATCGCGAGGGCGGCAAAGCTGCCGGTTCTTGCCGGTGATGAAACTATGGTTAAAACCGGCGGAGCGGCGGGGGTTTCGATAAACTACTATAAGCTCGGTTTCCAGTCCGGTGAAATGGCGGCCGACATTTTGTCCGGTAAAGCAAAACCGGCCGATATGCCAATCGCTTCACAGGAAGAGGCGAAAGTCATTATTAACAAAGAGACCGCTCAGGAGATTGGCTTAACCATACCGGAAGAACTGCTGAAAGCGGCTGAATAGAAACAACGCCGAGGAAAGGGGCGGCAGCCCCTTCTGCTATAGGCTGAATATTGGGATGTCATGTTTTTAACAACCGCACTGAAAACCGGCGCTCGTTTTACACCAGCAATACCGCAAACGTCTTTGCTCCGTATTCAGGCAGCGTTCACCGGAGCCGGCCTGCAACACATGGGAGGAACAAATACATGAATGATTTAATCATTTCTACCATAGCCCAAGGACTGCTCTGGTCTGTCCTGGCTATAGGCGTCTACTTAACTTTTCGCACTTTGCATATTGCTGATTTAAGCGTGGAGGGCACTTATCCGCTGGGCGCGGCCGTTGCGGCGGTACTGCTGGAGGGACAGTACAGCCCTGCGACTGCTGTTCTTACAGCGGGCATCGCCGGTATGCTGGCAGGCGCTGCCACCGGTTTATTGCATACAAAACTGAAAATACCGGCATTATTAGCCGGTATTTTAACCATGATTGCCTTGTATTCCGTAAATTTGCGAGTGATGGGCAAAGCGAATATATCGTTATTAAATACCGATACAGTTTATACCGCCTTAGCATTACATATGACGCCTAATATGACGATTTTTGTGGTGGGCCTTATTGTTGCCGTGGTATGCCCAACTATTCTCTACTTGTTTTTTGGCACGGAAATCGGCCTGGCTTTGCGGGCTACCGGCAATAATCCGCAAATGATACGGGCAATGGGAGTTAATACTGATAATATGATTCTGCTGGGACTGGTGATCAGCAACGGCGTGGTAGCCATAGCGGGAGCTTTTATCGCCCAGAGCAACGGCTTTGCCGATGTCGGCATGGGGGTTGGCACTATCGTCATTGGCCTTGCTTCCGTTATCATCGGTGAAGTGTTATTTGGTTCAAGGAGTGTTAAAAATTCTCTGATTTCGGTTGTGCTTGGCTCCATTGTTTATCGCATTGTCATCGCGGTTGTATTGTATCTGGGGATGCCGCCAAACGATTTGAAGCTGTTTACCGCTCTTTTGGTCGCCATTGCTTTAGCCCTGCCTCTGGTTAAAACAAAATGGGACAGCAGGAAGGCGGGGATTTAAATGTTAAAAATTGATGGTATCAGTAAAACCTTTTACGCCGGTACTGTGAATGAGAAGCTGGCGTTGAAAAACGTAAGCCTGGCAATGAAAACTGGCGATTTTATTACTGTCATCGGCGGCAACGGGGCAGGCAAGAGCACTCTCCTGAACTCCATTGCCGGCGTGTTTAAAGTAGATTGCGGGAAAATTTATATTGATGATATTGATGTAACCAGTATGTCCGAGCATAAACGGGCTGCTTACATCGGCCGAGTTTTTCAGGACCCCATGCTGGGAACGGCGGCGGATATGATGGTGGAAGAAAACCTGGCGATTGCTGCAAGGCGGGGGAAAAAACTGAGTTTACGCTGGAGTTTTAGCGAGGCTGACTTCGGCGAATTCAAAGCAAAACTGACCAAATTAGCTCTTGGCTTAGAGGACCGGCTGAAAAATCGGATAGGCACCTTATCGGGCGGGCAGCGGCAGGCGATTACCTTGTTGATGGCAACCTTGCGGAAACCCAAGCTGCTGTTATTGGACGAGCACACCGCAGCGCTGGATCCCAAAACAGCAGAAAAAGTATTGGAACTGACGCAGAATATTGTGGCCGAAAATGGGTTAACGACACTGATGATTACACATAATATGCGGGACGCATTACGTTTTGGCAACAGATTGCTTATGCTGGATGACGGCAAAATTATATTAGACATTCATGGAGCGGAAAAAGCAAAAATGACAGTCCACGACTTGCTGGACGCTTTCGAACATTCGGGCGGTGGCGACATCAGTGACCGCATGTTGCTGAGTTGAAGCGAGGCAGGAAGAAAATTTGGCGGATTTTCCAATAAAAATCCAATTTCCAATTGCTATAATGGAATTGAAAAATGGCCAAGCTTAAAGAGCAAAAATAAAGCATGGGTGACAAGCCCGACGTTCAACCAAAGGAGACCATTAACGAATGAAAGCTCCAAAATGCCTTGCCATTGGTTTGGTATTACTAAGCATGCTGCTAGTTACCCTGCCCATTGTTTCAGGGGCGACTGGAGGGGATAGCCTGGATTTCACTCCAAATAAGTACGCTGATAAGACCTTAACTGTGAATGGTCAAACCATCAATTATCGTGCCTTCGAAAATATCGTCTATGTAAAAAATCCCGTGGATGCCAAATATCAGGTTATGAACATTTATGTTCCGCAAGAGTACTACGAGGGTAAGTCTATTGACAATTATACCGCCGAGACGGCTCCCGTCTTCTTGCCGAACATGGTCGGCGGCTATATGCCCGGATTACCCGGAGTTCCTGGACCGGACCGGGAAACTGGCAGTCCCAATGCAGTATTTTTAGCCTTGTCCAAGGGGTATGTAGTAGCAGCGCCCGGCGTGCGTGGGCGGACTACACAGGACGAAAACGGTCAATACACCGGCAAGGCGCCCGCAGCCATTGTGGATCTGAAGGCCGCTGTCCGCTATTTGCGTCATAACGATGAGATAATGCCCGGCGACGCCGAGAAAATTATCTCAAACGGCACCAGCGCGGGTGGCGCGCTTTCTTCGCTGTTAGGCGCCACCGGCAATCATAAAGATTATGAGCCATATTTAAAGGCGATTGGCGCTGCCGATGAGCGTGACGATATTTTTGCCGTCTCGGCCTATTGCCCCATTACCAATCTGGAAAATGCGGATATGGCCTATGAGTGGCAGTTTAATGGTATTAACCAGTACTCCAAAATGGTTGCAGGGATAAGGCCGCCGCGCGAACTGTCTGCGCCTCCTGAAAACCAAGGGGCAATGTCGCTGGAGCGGCCTAATTCTCCCCAGATGAAAGGAACAATGTCGGCCGGTCAGATTAGATACTCGGGTGAACTGAAAGCGATGTTTCCGGCGTATATTAACGGTCTGGGCCTAAAGCAGTCCGATGGTACTGCGCTAACGCTAGACGAGCAAGGCAACGGTTCCTTTAAAGAGTACGTAAAATCCTTCGTGATTGCTTCGGCGCAAAAAGCCTTGAAAAGCGGTAAGGATTTGTCTGCCTTGAATTGGCTAACCATAATCGACGGAACCGTCACAGACATTGACTTTGACAAATACATGGCATACGCCACCAGAGCTAAGCAAACTCCAGCCTTCGACGGTTGGGATTTAAGCAACCCGGAAAACGACGAGTTTGGCACTGTGGCCGTTACAGCCCAGCACTTTACCCAGTTTGGCAAGGAACATAGTACGGTGGGCGGTTCTCTCGCCGACGCAGGGGTAGTGAAGATGATGAACCCTATGAACTACATCGGCAGCGAGGGAATCGCCACCGCTAAACACTGGCGAATCCGCCACGGTAACGTGGACAGAGACACTTCTCTTGCCATCCCTGTCATCCTGGCCACAAAGCTGATAAACAATGGCGTTGAAGTTGACTTCGCGATGCCGTGGGAGCAGCCGCACGGCGGTGATTACGACCTGGATGAGCTTTTCGACTGGATCGGCAGGGTTTGCGATACATCGGCAGCAAAAACTCCTACAGCCACCGTCCCGGCAAACTCATCTGATCCAGCGAATGGTAAAGTAATATTATTTGTCTTGTTGGGACTTGGCATAGTGGCTGTTCTTTTCCGAAGCAAGTTAAGAACGAGAAAGTGAAAAAACTTTATAGGAAGAAAGCATCCTTGCCGGTTTTTCCTGGAGGGCACGGCAGGCGCAAGGAGGTCGTCAGGGGCAATGATCGTACGGTCATTGCCCTTTTTTTATTTGCCTCGCTACGCAGCTGCGCAAAAAGGCAGGGGATAATATTATCTTTTAAAACCAATAATCTATTTACATATTTTTCTATAAAATATATAATTTAGAAAAACGGCCAAAGCAAGGCGAATGGTAAATTGTAATTGAGTAATGAATCAAGCGCGGTGGGTACTGGCCTGAGCCGCGCCCGGCAGTTGCTCAACAGTAGCCCACCCCCTTTCTATTTTAATTTTTGCGTTTGTGATTTTTATTTATAAAATTTGCATATAACTATTGACGTTTGGTGAATTATATAAGATAATATAAATCAAGAGATAATAATTATTGTTTGGTTAGTATTATCAACTGAATGATAATTAAAAAACAGTAAAAATTAATATTTGGAGGTAATGTATTATGTCATTAATTGGAACTGAAGTAAAACCGTTTAAAGCCCAAGCCTATCACAATGGAAAGTTCATCGAACTGACAGAACAGGACTTTAAAGGAAAATGGAGCATAGTGTGCTTCTATCCGGCGGATTTCACGTTTGTATGCCCGACAGAGCTTGAGGATTTGCAAAATCAATACGCTTCTTTAAAAGAACTGGGTGTGGAAGTATATTCTGTGTCCACAGACACGCATTTTACCCATAAAGCCTGGCATGATAGTTCGGAAACCATTAAAAAAATTACCTATATCATGATTGGCGATCCTTCCCATACGCTGTCGAGGAATTTTGAAGTGCTGATTGAAGATAAAGGCCTTGCTGATCGCGGGACCTTCATCATCGACCCGGATGGCGTTGTACAGGCGGTTGAAATCAATGCCGGCGGTATCGGCCGTGATGCAAGCACACTGCTTAATAAAATTAAAGCCGCCCAGTATATCAGGAAAAATCCTAACGAGGTTTGCCCGGCTAAGTGGCAGGAAGGTTCTGACACGCTTAAACCAAGCCTGGATCTTGTAGGAAAGATTTAAGAGGTGGGTTCAATGTTACTGGATCGGGATATAAAAGAACAGTTATCTCAATATCTGCAGTTGATGGAAGGCGATGTGCTGATTAAAGTTAGCGCAGGCAGCGATAAGGTATCTGGTGACATGCTTGCTCTGGTGGATGAACTGGCTTCGATGTCTTCCAGGATTGCAATTGAGAAAGCTGAACTGCCGCGGACGCCTAGTTTCAGTATCCGTCGCGCTGGTGAGGATCAGGGAATCACCTTCGCCGGCATTCCTTTGGGACATGAGTTTAACTCCCTGGTGCTGGCCTTGTTGCAGGTCAGCGGCAGAGCGCCGAAAGCTGAACAAAAAATAATCGATCAGATTAAAGCGCTTAAGGGTAAGTATCATTTTGAAACCTATATCAGCTTAAGCTGCCATATTTGCCCGGAGATAGTCCAGGCGCTAAATCTCATGAGTGTCCTTAATCCGGATGTTACCCATGTCATGGTCGATGGCGCTGTTTTTCAGGAGGAAGTGCAGGCGAAAGATGTCATGGCGGTGCCGGTGGTTTATCTGAATGGTGAATTTTTTAGCAGCGGCCGTATGAGTATCGAGGAAATCCTCGCCAAACTCGGCGATGGTTCCGATGTATCCGAATTCGAAGAAAAAGAGCCGTTTGACATTCTTGTCGTGGGAGGCGGTCCGGCTGGAGCCAGCGCGGCGATTTATGCGGCCAGGAAAGGGATTCGCACCGGGATTGTCGCCGAACGGTTTGGCGGCCAGGTTAAGGATACTCTTGGCATAGAGAACTTTATCACTGTGAGATACACAGAAGGGCCTAAGCTGGCGGCAAGCCTTGAGGAGCATGTTAAAGAATACCCGGTTGATGTGATGAAGCTGCAGCGCGGCAGACGCTTGGAGAAGAAAGAACTAATCGAAGTTGAACTGGAGAATGGCGCTGTTTTAAAGAGCAAAGCGGTGATTCTTTCCACAGGAGCCCGCTGGCGTAATATTGGCGTACCCGGGGAAGCCGAATTCAAAAATAAAGGCGTGGCCTACTGCCCTCACTGCGACGGGCCGATATTCAAAGGAAAACGGGTGGCTGTGATTGGCGGAGGCAACTCCGGCATTGAAGCGGCAATTGATCTGGCCGGTATTGTGGAGCATGTCACTGTACTGGAATTTATGCCGGAGCTGAAAGCGGATGTTGTTTTGCAAAAACGTCTTTTCAGCTTGCCGAATGTGACGGTTTTGAACAATGTCCAAACAAAAGAAATTACCGGTACAGGTAAGGTCGACGGCCTCTCGTATATTGACCGCAGCACAGAAGCTGTACACCATCTGGAGCTTGAGGGCGTATTCATCCTGATCGGACTTGTTCCGAATACCGAATGGCTGGAGGGGGCGGTGGAACGCAACCGCTTCGGTGAAATTGTTGTAGACAACCGCGGTGCAACCAATATACCAGGGGTGTTTGCCGCAGGAGACTGCACAAATAGTCCCTATAAGCAGATTATTATTGCGATGGGATCCGGTGCGAATGCGGCGCTGGGCGCGTTCGAGTATTTAATACGGAATTGATTGTAAGGACGCAAGGGCTAAGAGCCTTTGCGTCTTTTTCCAAATTTAAATAAGCTGATAGCAAGGCCGGCAGCAGTAGACACCTGTATTTTAAATATTTTAATAATTAAAGCTTCAGCTTCGTGTAATATGGGGAGCTGATTTTTTCTGTCTAAATAAAAATGGAAATTATTAATTAAATTTACAAAATTATACAATAATCTAACAAAATATTTACATATTTTTCTAATAAATATATAATTTAACAAAAATGAAAGGAGAAATAAATAGTTGAAAATAGATGACTATATGCCAAGTTACCAGTTTTCTGAGTTTCATCAATTACATATAGCAGTATCGCCGGAAATCGTGTATCAGATAACGTGCCGGCTGGATTTGCGCCAGTCGTCGTTCATTAAATTATTGTTCTGGCTGCGTGGCTTCTATAGCAGGGCACGACCGGCCGGCAGTTCAGACGGACTGGAGCTGACTTTAAAAGATTTAACGGAAAAGGCTGGTTTCATATTGGTGGATCAAGTTCCTAACCAGGAAATCGTTCTTGGCAGAGTAGGACAATTTTGGAAGCCAAGTGGAGGCATTATTACCATTCCTGCGGATCAGGTTAAAGATTTTCATCAGAATGGCTTTGCCAAAGCAATCTGCAATTTTTATATTCAACCGGGAGAGGAGGGCAACACGGTTTTGTCTACTGAGACCCGGATTCAAACCTATGGCAAGCTGGCTGAGCTATTGTTCAGGCTGTATTGGCTGATGATCAGGCCATTTAGTGGGTTGATCCGGATAGCAATGCTTAAAGAAATCAGCAGGCAGTCAGCGGCTGAAGTTATTTAAACTCCTTCAAGGTGAGAATATGGAACGACACACCGCTGCCTACAGCGAACAGCAAAAGACGGATATAGATGTTTGGCAGTAAATACAGGGAAATAGCGATTGTTCCCCATAGAAAAACCAGAGCCAGCCGTTTGGCCTTCGCTTCGACAGCCCGGTGGGTAAGATAATTATAAATATATTTGCCGAATACTTTATGCTGAATTAACCAGTTATACAGGCGGGTTGAGCTTTGCATAAAGCAATAGGCGGCAAGTAAGAGAAAGGGCGTTGTTGGCAGCAGCGGCAGAAAAATACCGGTCATGCCCAAGGCCAGCGAAAGGCAGCCAACAACCATGAAAATAGTTTTTTTAATGCTTCCAGTCTCCAAAATAACGACCTCACGTAAATTGAATTTTGATGACAGACACCTATCGGCTTCAAGGAAACATTGCCAATCGGTCAGGCGTCCTCCTTTGTCCATTATCTTATAGGATAACCGCAGGTTTGTCCATAAAGTTCTTTATCCCAGGCCATTTGACCGGCTATTGCAGACTGGTACCTTATCAGCTGTTGCATTTGTTGAGCATAAAAAAGATGGTTTTACACCGCGTTAATTGGGTAAAACCATCTTTCTGCTTTATATTGCTGTCAAGCGCTTGTTCCGAAGCTGCAAGGCGCTGCCTGGAAGAGGGGTTAATTCGGTAATTTTGCCCTGTGGTCAATCCTCAATGGCTTCGTTGATCCACAGGTTCGTCAGATGGACAGCGCCGCGGAAACCCATAAAGGGCGGCTCGTAGGGATGCAGGCGCCATTTTGTGTCAGGATTGGAAATTTGCAAATCCGTATTGCGGCCGGCCCATTCCAGCGCCTCGCCGCTGGCCATGAGATAGCCTTTTTTATGATCCTGTACCGCTCGCGTCCATTCGTCTTCGGAAAAATAGGGAATACCCTCACCAGCCATAGCGGGGCAGTCGCACCAGCAGGTTCCTTTAGCAAGGGAAAGCTCGCCGCAGCCAAAAGAAAGAATGCCCTTAACCACATCCGCGTGTCCGCCCAAAGACAGGGCGGCTTCGCCCGGATGCGCTCTGACGATGTGCTGGAGGGAGGGAATGACGGACGCCAGCTGCTGCCGGGAGAGTTTCTGTTGGGCTTTAAGGAACGAGGCGTCGGCAGTCAAGCCGGATAACTCGGCAACTTCCTCAAGCCAGCGCCTGGTGCCGTCAATGCCGTATGGCCGCCCCGAAAGATAAGGGGTTCCGAAGCGCTGCTCTAAGTGTCTGGCAACTGGTTCGCCCTCGCGCCGGATGACAAGATTGATATGAGCGCCGCCCATATGCTCGATTTCCGCAATGGAGGTATCCGAGGTCATCACACACAGCGGCTGTATGCCGAACGTGCCTGTCATTATACGGACCAGCTCGAGCGCGTCGGCCTGAAAGCGGAACAGGTCGGCGCAGGAGCCGATGATATTAAAGGTTGGCTGCGGCGTCCGTTTGACCTCCGCCGGCAGCGTTTGGCCAAGCAGCAGCAGCGCTTCCTGCACACCGCGGTGCTGAGTGACATTAAAACCGCCGTACCCGAACGGCAGCAGGCGAACGCCGGGATATTCGGGCTGCAATTCCGCACAGAGAGCGGGAAGATCTGTCCCGATCACCTCGGGAATCGAAGAGGGCAGGAAAAAAATTACGCGCGGCTGATCGCGTTGGACCACAGTGTCAATGGTATGGCTAAGCCGCTCTGTGCCGCCAAGGGCGATATCCGTTTCGTCTATATGCGTCGAATAGAGCTTGCAGGCATCGTGCACACCAGCCCGCTTGAGCGTTACGCCGCTGTACAGCATGTGCCCCATGCAGCCGAACTCCACAAGGGCGGCGTCCCGGATGGTGGCGAGCGTCCAAAGAATACCCATACGTCCCGAAGGCAGCGGCTTAAATCGGTGCAGACCCATGTGCAGTTCCTCCTTGCCCTGATGTATTGATTTGGTTCCATACGCTTAAGATTCTTTTCAACAGCTGACTGGTCCGCCCATAACCAATTTGTCCGTAAAAATCAAATAGATCCGGTACGCAGGGCATGGTTTTGGCAGGTTCTGGCAAATAACCAAAGCATAAATCCGGCGCCAGCTTTTTCAGAACCGGTAAATCCGCCTGGACATTGACCATCCGGCAAATCCAGGGATTATGGCCCCTGGCGCTAAGCTCCCCGGCATAGGTCTTGTCCTCCGGGTAATATTCCTCTAAATGCAACAGCAGCGGCTCCATGCCAAGCCCGGCAAGATAGACGGCCAGCGGCAGCGGGAGGTCAATTCTGGGACAGAACGCATACCGGAGTCCTTTGAGTCTTTCCACGGCCTGCTTCTGCCAGGCAAGGGCTTCCTGCCGCTCCTGTTCAAATTCCCCGCCCCAGGAAAAGCTGAAGCGTTCCGCGAGGGCGGTGTAAGCCTTGTCGATGCTTTCTACATCATATAGCGGGTGCAGGGCCGTATAGGGTACGCCGAATTCCCGCTCCATTTTGGCTGCGAGCGGCTGCATGAAGGGAGAAACCACCAAATTCAGGGCGGCGTCCGGCGCGCTTTGGAAATCCTCCAGGGCAGCGTCCGGCGCCAGATAGCGCAGAGTAAGGCCGCGCCGCGTGAGCGCAGGCAGCAGGGACGGCAGGGGAATATGTTCTTCCTCCGGGGCGCGGCCCAGTATGTTCACCCGGTTGGACACGGTTTTCTGCCCGTCCATCAGTGCGGCCAGCGCCTCCATTGTTTTCCATGATCCGGGCGGATAACTGATGTTTTTAAATTGGCCCAGCATTACGAAGGTGACGCGCGCGGACAACTCCGGCTGCACTTCCGTGACAATTGCCTGGATGTCCTCCCCAATCAGCTCCGGTATGCAGGTAATGATCATCAGAATAGCCTTTGCCCCGGCCTTGTCCATCTTTTTGAGGGCATCGATCAGTCCGGCCCGGCAGCCGAACACCACCTCCTGCGCGTCCAGCACATACAGCCAGTGCAGCTCGCCATGCCGGCCTTCCGGTTTGGGGTTGAACAGCCGCGAGTGGGTGGTGCACTCCGGCATCCCAACCAGCAGGGAAGACAGATGCCTGATTTTTTCCACATTCACCGACGCGATGCGCATCGGACAATGGTTGCCGGGGGAAACCGCGGGCGTCAGGAACTTTATGCCGTTGTTGGATTTTACCGCCGACAGCCGTTTTAAGTGTTTGAGCTCGTTGATGAAGCTTCGCCTCCTTCCAGCAGCAGTCTGGCCAGCGATTTGTAATGGGCCGCCATAGCGCAGTCCGGGAAAGCCTCCACCACCGTTTTTCCCTGGGCCTCGGCTTGCTGCACAAAAGGATCGCGGGGCAGGCGGTAAATGACCGGCGTTTCAATCTCCGCCGCCGCCTTGTCCACCAGCTCATGCTCGCCCTCAATGTTCTTGGCGTTGAGGATCAGACCGCGCAGCGAGGCGTAGCCGCGCTTGCCGAAGCTTTTGACCGCGTGGGCGATATTCGCCGCGGCATAGAGCGCCATCATCTCACCGGAGGTGACAATGCAGATATCGTCGGCATAGCCGCCCCGGATAGGCATGGCGAAGCCGCCGCAGACCACGTCGCCCAGCACATCGTAAAGCACCACGTCCGGCTTGTAAATTTCGTAGGCGTCCAGCTCCGCCAGTTTTTCGAAGGCCGTGATGATGCCGCGCCCGGCACAGCCCACGCCGGGAACCGGGCCGCCCGATTCCACACACAGCACGCCGGTGCTGCTTTTTACAACGAGGTCGTCCAGCTCCGCGTCGCCTTTTTTTCGCAGGGTGTCCAGCACTGTGGGAATGTTTTTTCCGCCGGTCAGAGTACGGCTGGAATCGGCCTTGGGATCACAGCCGATTTGCAGCACAGTCAGCCCCAGAGCTGCCATGGCCGCCGATACGTTGGAAACGGTGGTCGATTTACCGATACCGCCCTTGCCGTAAATTGCAATTTTTTTCATTTGGCGCCTTCTTTCATGTCATTCTGCTTTAATGAGGTCATAGGAAATGCAGGTGGGCCTGCCTGTACGGGGATCGGTAATGATCGAGGCATCGATGCGGAACGTCTCCCGCAGCACTCCGGCGGTCATTACTTCCCTGGGCGAACCGTGGCGGATAATGGTCCCGCGGCGGATGGCCACCATGTAGTCGGCGAAGCGGGCGGCCAGGTTTAAGTCGTGGAGCACCATTACAATGGTGCAGCCCTGCTCCCGGTTCAATTGGT
This window contains:
- a CDS encoding methyl-accepting chemotaxis protein; amino-acid sequence: MFFKRRNQPEPAAGDLAALLSEAKSALAAVKQGNGQYRIQAGGITDEGRQLAMAINAILEFRLADGAAAAVHDAPPAGSAADAATEYQKLKDELQNITTRLELVNRASKVGLWDLTVIDGNASHPDNSYWWSDEFRHLLGYSSIADFPNVLESWSDKLHSDDKERILRDLSDHMNNLSGKSPYPMEYRLKHKDGQYRWFRADGATIRNEQGVPLRVAGSMYDITSEKMKQQREQDLTVQAEQFSQAIGQLAAVVTNITSAAQELTAVQQKTMEITERADKSAATVQDITALIRKLAGQTNLLGLNAAIEAARAGQEGRGFQVVAEEIRKLAGASTDAVEKIDSNLREVQLSTSAISQQIHNMDDHIQAQAAITEEVNATVEEINAMFQNILGIVKNA
- a CDS encoding ABC transporter substrate-binding protein, whose amino-acid sequence is MVKKLLRKKMIALGLGAVLAVGAIAGCGGETKEAGGAVYRVGVLQMVQHGALDAANNGFVDGLASRGYKNGENITIDQQNAQGDQSNLKTISQRFVNNKVDLIYAIATPAAQAVANETKTIPVVGSAITDYEAAKLVQSNAKPGGNVTGTTDYLPPKQQIDLALKLIPQAKTVGALYNSSEANSEIQVREMKEYAAEKGLTVIEAAVTNVNDIQQAVQSLVGKADFIYCPTDNTIASAIANIARIARAAKLPVLAGDETMVKTGGAAGVSINYYKLGFQSGEMAADILSGKAKPADMPIASQEEAKVIINKETAQEIGLTIPEELLKAAE
- a CDS encoding ABC transporter permease; this translates as MNDLIISTIAQGLLWSVLAIGVYLTFRTLHIADLSVEGTYPLGAAVAAVLLEGQYSPATAVLTAGIAGMLAGAATGLLHTKLKIPALLAGILTMIALYSVNLRVMGKANISLLNTDTVYTALALHMTPNMTIFVVGLIVAVVCPTILYLFFGTEIGLALRATGNNPQMIRAMGVNTDNMILLGLVISNGVVAIAGAFIAQSNGFADVGMGVGTIVIGLASVIIGEVLFGSRSVKNSLISVVLGSIVYRIVIAVVLYLGMPPNDLKLFTALLVAIALALPLVKTKWDSRKAGI
- a CDS encoding ABC transporter ATP-binding protein, whose protein sequence is MLKIDGISKTFYAGTVNEKLALKNVSLAMKTGDFITVIGGNGAGKSTLLNSIAGVFKVDCGKIYIDDIDVTSMSEHKRAAYIGRVFQDPMLGTAADMMVEENLAIAARRGKKLSLRWSFSEADFGEFKAKLTKLALGLEDRLKNRIGTLSGGQRQAITLLMATLRKPKLLLLDEHTAALDPKTAEKVLELTQNIVAENGLTTLMITHNMRDALRFGNRLLMLDDGKIILDIHGAEKAKMTVHDLLDAFEHSGGGDISDRMLLS
- a CDS encoding subtype B tannase; translated protein: MKAPKCLAIGLVLLSMLLVTLPIVSGATGGDSLDFTPNKYADKTLTVNGQTINYRAFENIVYVKNPVDAKYQVMNIYVPQEYYEGKSIDNYTAETAPVFLPNMVGGYMPGLPGVPGPDRETGSPNAVFLALSKGYVVAAPGVRGRTTQDENGQYTGKAPAAIVDLKAAVRYLRHNDEIMPGDAEKIISNGTSAGGALSSLLGATGNHKDYEPYLKAIGAADERDDIFAVSAYCPITNLENADMAYEWQFNGINQYSKMVAGIRPPRELSAPPENQGAMSLERPNSPQMKGTMSAGQIRYSGELKAMFPAYINGLGLKQSDGTALTLDEQGNGSFKEYVKSFVIASAQKALKSGKDLSALNWLTIIDGTVTDIDFDKYMAYATRAKQTPAFDGWDLSNPENDEFGTVAVTAQHFTQFGKEHSTVGGSLADAGVVKMMNPMNYIGSEGIATAKHWRIRHGNVDRDTSLAIPVILATKLINNGVEVDFAMPWEQPHGGDYDLDELFDWIGRVCDTSAAKTPTATVPANSSDPANGKVILFVLLGLGIVAVLFRSKLRTRK
- the ahpC gene encoding alkyl hydroperoxide reductase subunit C — encoded protein: MSLIGTEVKPFKAQAYHNGKFIELTEQDFKGKWSIVCFYPADFTFVCPTELEDLQNQYASLKELGVEVYSVSTDTHFTHKAWHDSSETIKKITYIMIGDPSHTLSRNFEVLIEDKGLADRGTFIIDPDGVVQAVEINAGGIGRDASTLLNKIKAAQYIRKNPNEVCPAKWQEGSDTLKPSLDLVGKI